One genomic region from Streptomyces sp. NBC_00457 encodes:
- a CDS encoding ABC transporter substrate-binding protein has product MDTPSRRTVLRSALGLGAGAALAACGTGSTTARTSGDVTLALWTHDPGYEAFFTKGITDADRLTDFRYRLEVTRAGAADLVTKLLAQAVAGRGTPDLAGFEIGSFPRMLRGDIAPRLLHDLTADIAAVPGLQKDLLPARTAPYSMDGSVYALDSDTPMVVYYYRDDLFTEYGIPDSVPTWEEFAELGARVHQDHGASLCVVSTAGSDVGQLVQSFQMLLYQRGGAFFDADQQLALDSAEAEEVLRFLCEGLRSGFVVDISDYYGAAMQTALKQGKVIGLPMAIWYKNYGLLPNVPEQKGKWRVRALPRFAKGGGITAAAGGTGFGVLKDKANTRAATEFLLNTWLTHDGQVRRFQETGYLPTRRSVFEDPRLNALTDEFCGGQRLFRLYRSLLPDVPAFHQSPDQSILYDVLAGNLLRAYHGDLSPRQALKQTAEDFRDQAGR; this is encoded by the coding sequence GTGGACACCCCATCACGCCGAACCGTGCTCCGCAGCGCCCTGGGACTGGGGGCGGGCGCCGCCCTCGCCGCCTGTGGCACCGGGAGCACCACAGCCCGTACGTCCGGAGACGTGACGCTCGCCCTGTGGACCCACGATCCCGGATACGAGGCCTTCTTCACCAAGGGCATCACGGACGCCGACCGCCTCACCGACTTCCGCTACCGGCTCGAGGTCACCCGCGCCGGGGCCGCCGACCTCGTCACCAAGCTGCTCGCCCAGGCAGTCGCCGGCCGCGGTACGCCCGACCTCGCGGGATTCGAGATCGGCAGCTTCCCGCGGATGCTGCGCGGCGACATCGCACCGCGCCTCCTGCACGACCTCACCGCCGACATCGCCGCCGTCCCCGGCCTCCAGAAGGACCTGCTCCCGGCCCGCACCGCGCCGTACAGCATGGACGGCAGCGTCTACGCCCTCGACTCGGACACCCCGATGGTCGTCTACTACTACCGCGACGACCTCTTCACCGAGTACGGCATCCCGGACTCCGTCCCGACCTGGGAGGAGTTCGCCGAACTGGGCGCCCGTGTGCACCAGGACCACGGCGCTTCCCTGTGCGTCGTCTCCACCGCGGGCAGTGACGTCGGCCAGCTCGTGCAGTCCTTCCAGATGCTGCTCTACCAGCGCGGCGGAGCCTTCTTCGACGCCGACCAGCAACTGGCCCTCGACTCGGCGGAGGCGGAGGAGGTGCTGCGTTTCCTGTGCGAGGGACTGCGCAGCGGCTTCGTCGTCGACATCTCGGACTACTACGGGGCGGCCATGCAGACGGCTCTGAAGCAGGGCAAGGTGATCGGCCTGCCCATGGCCATCTGGTACAAGAACTACGGCCTGCTGCCCAACGTGCCCGAGCAGAAAGGCAAGTGGCGGGTGCGGGCCCTGCCCCGGTTCGCGAAGGGCGGCGGCATCACGGCCGCGGCGGGCGGCACCGGATTCGGCGTCCTCAAGGACAAGGCCAACACCCGGGCCGCCACGGAGTTCCTCCTCAACACCTGGCTGACACACGACGGCCAGGTCCGCCGCTTCCAGGAGACCGGCTATCTCCCCACCCGCCGCTCCGTCTTCGAGGATCCCCGACTCAACGCACTCACCGACGAGTTCTGCGGCGGACAGCGCCTCTTCCGCCTCTACCGCTCGCTGCTCCCTGACGTACCCGCCTTCCACCAGAGCCCGGACCAGTCGATCCTCTACGACGTCCTCGCGGGCAACCTACTGCGCGCCTACCACGGCGACCTCAGCCCACGCCAGGCGCTCAAACAGACGGCGGAAGACTTCCGCGACCAGGCCGGACGCTAG
- a CDS encoding LacI family DNA-binding transcriptional regulator encodes MATTAAEGGRRRRGPGMTEVARVAGVSQKTVSRVVNGEPHVSPEVRDRVLRVIRELDYRPNNAARALLLGRYRRIGVVTLGTALYGPSTLLSALERAMQRAGYSFALAGTLEGQRVSVAVESLLEQGVDGIVLSEPIDEGTPLRFSADVPVVSLGEGMELTEGVGAVVGADGVAAARMATEHLLGLGHRTVWHLPGPQDWYAARDRLRGWREALEAVGAPEPPLPTEGDWSPASGYAAGRQLAQLSDVTAVFAANDDMAIGALRAFAEAGLAVPDDVSIVGYDDIPAAPYLSPPLTTVRQDFTAVADHAVDTLIAMIEGKARPDRHTALAVELAVRASTAPSR; translated from the coding sequence ATGGCAACCACCGCTGCCGAGGGCGGACGACGTCGGCGTGGCCCCGGTATGACGGAGGTCGCCCGGGTCGCCGGTGTCTCGCAGAAGACGGTGTCGCGGGTCGTCAATGGCGAACCGCATGTCAGCCCGGAGGTACGCGACCGCGTCCTGCGGGTCATCCGGGAGCTGGACTACCGCCCGAACAACGCGGCGCGTGCCCTGCTCCTCGGCCGGTACCGGCGGATCGGCGTCGTCACGCTGGGCACCGCGCTGTACGGACCGTCCACCCTGCTCAGCGCGCTGGAACGGGCGATGCAGCGGGCGGGCTACTCCTTCGCCCTGGCCGGAACCCTGGAGGGGCAGCGCGTCTCGGTCGCCGTCGAGTCCCTACTCGAACAGGGCGTGGACGGGATCGTCCTGTCCGAACCGATCGACGAGGGCACCCCGCTCCGGTTCAGCGCGGACGTGCCGGTGGTCAGCCTCGGCGAGGGCATGGAGCTCACCGAAGGGGTGGGCGCCGTGGTCGGCGCCGACGGGGTGGCGGCCGCCCGCATGGCGACCGAGCATCTGCTCGGGCTCGGTCACCGCACGGTCTGGCACCTTCCCGGACCCCAGGACTGGTACGCCGCCCGCGACCGGCTGCGGGGCTGGCGCGAAGCACTCGAAGCCGTCGGCGCCCCCGAGCCGCCGCTGCCCACCGAGGGCGACTGGAGCCCGGCCTCCGGGTACGCGGCCGGCCGCCAGCTGGCCCAACTGTCCGATGTGACCGCCGTGTTCGCCGCCAACGACGACATGGCGATCGGCGCCCTGCGCGCCTTCGCCGAGGCGGGACTGGCCGTCCCCGACGACGTGAGCATCGTCGGCTACGACGACATCCCCGCCGCCCCTTACCTCTCCCCACCCCTGACCACCGTCCGGCAGGACTTCACCGCCGTCGCCGACCACGCCGTCGACACCCTCATCGCCATGATCGAAGGAAAGGCCCGTCCGGACCGGCACACCGCACTCGCGGTCGAGTTGGCCGTACGGGCCTCCACCGCACCCAGCCGCTGA